One Gottschalkia purinilytica genomic region harbors:
- a CDS encoding ORF6N domain-containing protein, whose product MNNLILKGLKEIEGMKFHHIEGGFGEGKRSMLVKEIAEIHGQPWGEINRRINENREKFKDNIDILDIKANGYEPLGKKLGITRQSFNQANNVYIVSERGYSKLLKILEDDFAWEQYEKLVDGYFNM is encoded by the coding sequence ATGAACAACTTAATCTTAAAAGGTTTAAAAGAAATAGAAGGCATGAAATTTCATCATATAGAGGGTGGATTTGGAGAAGGTAAGAGAAGCATGTTAGTAAAGGAAATAGCTGAAATACATGGACAACCATGGGGAGAAATAAATAGAAGGATAAATGAAAATAGAGAAAAATTTAAAGATAACATTGATATTCTAGATATTAAAGCTAATGGGTATGAGCCATTAGGTAAAAAATTAGGAATTACAAGACAGTCTTTTAATCAAGCAAATAATGTATATATAGTTTCAGAAAGAGGATATTCAAAGCTACTAAAAATACTAGAGGATGATTTTGCTTGGGAGCAATATGAAAAGTTAGTAGATGGATACTTCAATATGA